ATGAGGAGGCTTGCCCTAATACAGTTCCTATCCTAAAATGGTTCACAATCAAACACATGGGACAATATTAATGACCCATTACCTTCATTGGTTACGGGACAGCTTATAAGTTGGTAGAAAGGTGACCAGTCGGTGAAAGGGATGCTATTCAAGAATAAAGCCTCTGTTCAGTATGTGTTGACCTTCTACTCTATGGACAATAATAAGCAATACAAGGTCATCAATTTTGGCACCAATAGGCTAGTATTGAGGTGTATACATGAGGTATGTCTGTGGTCAATTTGGGCTATTTGCAGCAAGAAGCATGGGATGTGGTTGATCAGTAAATGTAAGGGTCCCCACAGTTGCACATCCCTTCAGGTAGTGACTGATGAACGGATGATGGATTCAAGGTTCATTTCCATTGCACTTGAGCAGTATAAACGGGAGGACATTGGAAGATCCATAAAGGACCTGCGTAGTATGCTGCATGCGAAGCACGGGCATGAAGTAACTATGTACAAGGTTTGGGAAGCCAAACAGAAGGCAGTTGCGCGTATTTACGGGGATTTTGATGAGTTGTACGCGGAATTGCCACGATTTTTGGCTGCATTGGACGATGCAAATCCAGACACTGTAACTTTGTTAAAGTGCGACCCTCGTGTCTCGGGGACTTGTATATTCAACTCCGCGTTTTGGGCTTTCGGTCTGTGTATTAGAGGGTTCGGGCATTGCAGGCTGGTGATAAGCATAGATGCAACACACCTCTATGGCAAGTACAAAGGAAAGTTGTTGATAGCAATGGCAACAGAGAGTAACAACGAGGTTTATCCACTCGCGTTTGCCGTTGTTAAAGGCGAGAGCATGAAGACATGGGGATGGTTCTTGGCATGCCTGTTGACCTATGTTACAAATCGAACCAATTTGTGTATAATCTCTGACAGGCATCATGGGATACAATCATGCTTCGATGACACCACTAGGGGCTATTTGCAAGCACCCTTAACCCATCACCGGAATTGCCTCCGCCATTTAGTAAGCAATGTTAACACTAACTTCAATAGTCTGGCGTTGAAAAACTAGGTATGGAAGGCAGCAACTGCGAATCAAGTTGGGAAGTTTGAAAACACCATGGATTACATCAAGAATGTCAATCTAGTGGCGTACGACTATCTTAAGGCTGTAGGGAAGGAAAAGTGGACACTTGTACATGACCGTGGGCACTGAtatggggcaatgacaaccaacctATTAAAGTACTTCAATGGGGTACTTAAGGGCGCACGCAGCTTGCCCATAACCGTAATGGTGAAGTTCATATTTTACATGGTGAACTCGTACTTTGACGATCGTTGTAACAAAACCCTAGAACGGATGGAAGAGGGGCAAGAATGGTGCAAATATGTCGATGACAAGTTCAAGGCAAATCAAGAGAAGGTGAAGCTCCATATCATTAGAAGGATGAGTGTGCAACAGTGCTTATATATAGCGGAGACACTGTCTAATCTTTTGGCTATTGGTAGGGGAGCTCACACCCATAGGGTTGATGACGTGCACGTGTAGGAAATGGGAAGCATATAAGATCCCCTGTTCGCACGTAATAGCAGTTTGTGCTAAGTATAACCACGATGTGACGGAGTTTATGGATTGTTTCTATTGCGTGCACGAATAGTACCACAGTTATGAGCCGATATTCCAACCATTGTAAGATAGGTTAGAATGGCCGGATCCGGAAGAAAGGAGAATATTGATGCCAAACCCACGGTTGATCCTAGAGAAAGGTCGGCCTAAGTCCATGAGAATCCACAATGAGATGGATGACTTGGATAGAGAGTTTCCAACCTCTTTATGGATTGAGAACGGACCGAAGTCAAAGTGTGGGTAGTGTCGCGAAAGGGGTTATAACCGTCGTAGATGTTCGACTTGAAATGTGGAAT
The sequence above is drawn from the Quercus robur chromosome 7, dhQueRobu3.1, whole genome shotgun sequence genome and encodes:
- the LOC126691232 gene encoding uncharacterized protein LOC126691232; this encodes MDSRFISIALEQYKREDIGRSIKDLRSMLHAKHGHEVTMYKVWEAKQKAVARIYGDFDELYAELPRFLAALDDANPDTVTLLKCDPRVSGTCIFNSAFWAFGLCIRGFGHCRLVISIDATHLYGKYKGKLLIAMATESNNEVYPLAFAVVKGESMKTWGWFLACLLTYVTNRTNLCIISDRHHGIQSCFDDTTRGYLQAPLTHHRNCLRHLVWKAATANQVGKFENTMDYIKNVNLVAYDYLKAVGKEKWTLVHDRGH